In Rhodovulum sulfidophilum DSM 1374, the following are encoded in one genomic region:
- a CDS encoding MmcB family DNA repair protein yields the protein MPDPVSQPLSPSLAPGQLLARGVCRHLRDLGFASVEEFVPAPGLRVDVMALGAAGEIWVVECKSSRADFTSDHKWSGYLDWCDRFFWAVGPDFPSDLLPPETGLILADGYGAEILREPTERRLAPARRKVLTRSFARHAALRLQALRNPGLSPSVWCP from the coding sequence ATGCCCGATCCGGTTTCCCAGCCGCTTTCCCCATCGCTTGCGCCCGGTCAGCTTCTGGCCCGCGGCGTCTGCCGACATCTGCGCGATCTGGGCTTTGCCTCTGTCGAGGAATTCGTGCCCGCGCCGGGGCTTAGGGTCGATGTGATGGCGCTGGGGGCGGCGGGCGAGATCTGGGTGGTCGAGTGCAAGTCGAGCCGGGCGGATTTCACCTCGGACCACAAATGGAGCGGGTATCTCGACTGGTGCGACCGCTTCTTCTGGGCGGTCGGGCCGGATTTTCCGTCCGACCTGCTGCCGCCCGAGACCGGGCTGATCCTCGCGGATGGCTATGGTGCGGAAATCCTGCGCGAGCCGACCGAGCGGCGTCTGGCGCCAGCGCGGCGGAAGGTTCTGACGCGCAGCTTTGCCCGTCATGCCGCCTTGCGGCTGCAGGCGCTGCGCAATCCGGGACTCAGCCCTTCGGTTTGGTGCCCTTGA